CGGCGTGCACTTCAGCGTGCTGATGTCGGCGCACGACAGCGTCGCGAGGAACGGCAGCAGGGTACCCGCCGGCAGGCCGGCCCCGCCGGCGCGGGCGAATAGTTGACATAGCTGATCTGCGAATAGGTGCCCTGGAAGGGGCTGAGCGGGTTGGCCTTTTCGTAGTAGCCACCCAGCACGTAATCGAGCTTGCCGTCGCCGCTCTTGCCCTGGATCTGGAATTCCTCGGTCATCGTCTCCTGCTCGACGTTGGCGAGGCCCTGCGAGGGATAGATGCCGACCCAGGTGAACGGCAGGCCGGTCCAGGCCGGGTTGGGATTGGCGGGGAACACGAAATTGTCATTGCCGATAAACAGGCTCTGCGACTGGCGGAACTGCTGATAGCTGGCGATGTTTTTCAGCGTGACCGTGTCGCTGATGCCCCAGGTCGTCGTGTTCGTGATGCCCCACTGCTTGATCCGCAGGAACGGCTTGGGGCTGCCCGCATCGACATCCCAGAAGCCGTCGCCGCGCGCTTTCTGGCGCGCGAAGCTTCCCGAACAGGCAAGCGGTGCCAGGAACGACGCCGTGCTGGCTAGGGTTTGTCCCGGCAGGTTGAAGACCGGCGAGCCCGGCAGCGGATACTTCGACCGGTCCACGCCGGCATCGCAGCCCGTCGCGTTGATCCCGACGATCTTGTTGAATGTACCGTTGGTCTTGGACTCGCTGTAACGGACGATCAGATAGTTCTCGAGGTCGGGCGTTAGATCGGCGACCACCGCGCCGCGGAACGCCCAGTAGTCGACATCGTCGTAATCCTCGGGACCGATGCCGGAATTGTTATGGACATAGCCGTTGCGCTTCTGCCGCTCGAAGCCCAGGCGGACCCTGACGGTGTCGGCCAGCGGCGCGTTCAGCACGCCCTGCAGGCGGTACATGTCGAAGTTACCGACCGAGACCTCGAAATAGCCGCCGAACTCGTCGGTCGGCTTCTGCGGCACGATCAGCACGGCGCCGCCCGTGGTGTTGCGGCCGAACAGCGTGCCCTGCGGCCCCTTCAGCACCTGGACGTTCTGCAGGTCGAAGAACTGCCCCACGCCGGCGCCGTTGCCGCCGGCCGTGCCGCCGTTGGCGCGCGGGCCGATGACATCGGCGAAATAGGTCGCCACCGAGGGCGAAGTGAAGTTCTCCTGCGTGAAACCGCGGATGGCGAAGGCGGCGGTCTCGGCACCGAAGCGCGAGTTGGCCGACAGCGACGGCGTATAGGTGGCAAGGTCCGAGCCGGAGACGATGTTGCGGCTGGCGACCTGGTCCTGGTTGAACACGGTCATCGAGATCGGCACGTCCTGCAGACGTTCTTCGACGCGGCGGGCGGTAACGACGATGTCGCCTGCCCGCTCGTTTGCGGCATCCTGCGCAAGTGCAGGCGTGATCCAAC
The window above is part of the Novosphingobium sp. G106 genome. Proteins encoded here:
- a CDS encoding TonB-dependent receptor plug domain-containing protein, whose amino-acid sequence is MKASIVFALASSTALGWITPALAQDAANERAGDIVVTARRVEERLQDVPISMTVFNQDQVASRNIVSGSDLATYTPSLSANSRFGAETAAFAIRGFTQENFTSPSVATYFADVIGPRANGGTAGGNGAGVGQFFDLQNVQVLKGPQGTLFGRNTTGGAVLIVPQKPTDEFGGYFEVSVGNFDMYRLQGVLNAPLADTVRVRLGFERQKRNGYVHNNSGIGPEDYDDVDYWAFRGAVVADLTPDLENYLIVRYSESKTNGTFNKIVGINATGCDAGVDRSKYPLPGSPVFNLPGQTLASTASFLAPLACSGSFARQKARGDGFWDVDAGSPKPFLRIKQWGITNTTTWGISDTVTLKNIASYQQFRQSQSLFIGNDNFVFPANPNPAWTGLPFTWVGIYPSQGLANVEQETMTEEFQIQGKSGDGKLDYVLGGYYEKANPLSPFQGTYSQISYVNYSPAPAGPACRRVPCCRSSRRCRAPTSAR